CGTCTCCCAGCCGAATGCGCGTTTGGCCGCCGTATCGTCCAAGGTTTCGCCCGCCGTTTTGGGTTTTTAGGTATTGTAGCGGGCGCCATTAAATAAAGAAACGGAGCCGGGTAAGCCCTATGCAGTCCAACCCGACTCCGCCAAATCAAGCGTTTTTAGCAGCCGCAACCGCCTTCGTCGTCGTTGTCGTCGTCATCCGCGGTTCCGCTGTCGGCGGAATCGTTGTCGTCGTTGTCATCGTCGTCGGCGGGCGAGGCGTCGTCGTCATCCGCGCCGGGCACTTCCACCGACACCGGGCCGAAATCGACGTCGTTCTGGCCGGTGCCCTCGTAGTGCAAGAGATAGTAGTAGGTCTGGCCGGCTTCCAATCCCTCGTCGGTATATTCATAGGCCGCCTGGTTCGGCTGGATGAAACCGTCGTTGACGGCCTGGTAATCGCCGTCTTCGGTTTCGGCGCGCAACACCTTCCAGCCTTGCGGCCGGGTTTCGCGCACGGACGCCCATTTCAGAACCGCGGCATCCGGGGCTTTGTATTCGGCGGTGAATTTCCAGACATTGGTGGCCAGGACGTAGGAAGGCTCGCTGGAGAAACCGATCAGGACATCGATCGCATTGAACGCCGCCTGGCAGGACGGTTCGATGAACGAGGGTTTCGGATAAAAGCCCGTCACATCCAACTGGCTCGGGCCGAGTTCGAACGTGAAGCTGATGATTCCCTTGACGCCGTAAGCCCAATCCATCGTATCGCCGGTGGTCAGGTACAGGCCGGAGGATTGGGTCGGCGTGAACTTCGTTTCGGCGGCCATGTATTCGGCCAGGGTTTTGTGGGTGTAATAGTCGATTTGATCGGCGATGTGTTCGTACGTGTAGCCGAACGGATATAAAACGAGTTTGGCGTGCGAGTGCAACGAGAGGATCGTGGTGATATTGGCATGCGCGTTGACCAGATCCCGCAACGCGGCCGTCTCCGGTTCCGAGAACGCCGCGGTGCCGTGATAGGTGTCGGCGCAAGCCATCCCGGAGGAACCGACGCCGCCCCATTTGTAACCGTAATTGCGGTTCAGATCGACGCCCAGGCAGGC
This DNA window, taken from Myxococcales bacterium, encodes the following:
- a CDS encoding zinc carboxypeptidase, producing MKRTLLSLIALSLLLFAAAAQADFFGERTYLRIEAPSVEDRTVLANLGFSIDYVNLEEGYLTAWVPNDLLPKIKELGFLYESPVVDTKDFPANYAPYHNYNEQLTALQDLNTQHPEITDLFTFGQTVEGRNLWCLKISANPLQDDPSLPAVVIVAEHHAREILTPEVALYTATQLVEGYGTDEKMTAYVDNHEIYVITTLNPDGSLFDIQGGSFHMWRKNRQVNAGSACLGVDLNRNYGYKWGGVGSSGMACADTYHGTAAFSEPETAALRDLVNAHANITTILSLHSHAKLVLYPFGYTYEHIADQIDYYTHKTLAEYMAAETKFTPTQSSGLYLTTGDTMDWAYGVKGIISFTFELGPSQLDVTGFYPKPSFIEPSCQAAFNAIDVLIGFSSEPSYVLATNVWKFTAEYKAPDAAVLKWASVRETRPQGWKVLRAETEDGDYQAVNDGFIQPNQAAYEYTDEGLEAGQTYYYLLHYEGTGQNDVDFGPVSVEVPGADDDDASPADDDDNDDNDSADSGTADDDDNDDEGGCGC